The following proteins come from a genomic window of Hevea brasiliensis isolate MT/VB/25A 57/8 unplaced genomic scaffold, ASM3005281v1 Scaf212, whole genome shotgun sequence:
- the LOC110648120 gene encoding LOW QUALITY PROTEIN: thaumatin-like protein 1 (The sequence of the model RefSeq protein was modified relative to this genomic sequence to represent the inferred CDS: substituted 1 base at 1 genomic stop codon), with protein MSLLKSLLSFLVATLYFTFADAATFDITNKCPYTVWGAASPGGGKELKTGETWTISANPGTTEARIWARTNCQFDASGKGKCETGDCNGLLVCQGYGAAPNTLAEYALDQFEHQDFIDISVIDGFNVPMEFSSASGSCTRVIKCTADIIGQCPNELKVPGGCNGPCPVFKTEEHCCNSGTCSPTNFSRYFKERCPDAYSYPKDDPTSLFTCPTGTNYKVIFCPXSKLEY; from the coding sequence ATGAGCTTACTTAAATCCCTCCTTTCCTTCCTTGTTGCTACCCTTTACTTCACCTTTGCCGATGCGGCCACATTTGACATAACCAACAAATGCCCTTACACAGTCTGGGGAGCTGCCTCTCCCGGCGGTGGCAAGGAACTCAAAACCGGTGAGACATGGACCATTAGTGCTAATCCTGGAACTACCGAAGCACGCATTTGGGCTCGTACCAACTGTCAATTTGATGCTTCTGGGAAAGGCAAGTGCGAGACTGGTGATTGCAATGGGCTTCTTGTTTGTCAAGGCTACGGTGCAGCCCCTAACACCTTAGCCGAATACGCACTAGACCAGTTTGAACACCAAGATTTTATCGATATCTCTGTGATTGATGGGTTTAACGTTCCTATGGAGTTTAGTTCAGCTTCAGGAAGCTGCACCAGAGTGATCAAATGCACTGCTGATATTATTGGGCAATGTCCTAATGAATTGAAGGTCCCTGGAGGGTGCAATGGTCCATGCCCCGTCTTCAAGACTGAGGAGCATTGTTGCAATTCTGGCACATGTAGCCCTACAAATTTCTCCAGGTATTTCAAGGAAAGGTGCCCAGATGCTTATAGTTACCCGAAGGATGACCCTACAAGTCTGTTTACTTGCCCTACTGGCACTAACTACAAGGTTATATTCTGCCCTTGAAGCAAATTGGAGTATTAA